In Streptomyces sp. Li-HN-5-11, the sequence TGGTCCGCAGGTCAGCCGAACAGGCGCCGCTGGATCTCCCGCCGGTAGTCCTCCAGAGTCCGGTCGAGGTGTACCGCCGTGGCCTCGGCGGCCTCGTCGGGTCGGCCGTCGCGAATGGCGCGGTAGATCCTCTCATGCTCCTCGACCGCGGCCGCGGTGCCCTCGCCGAAGGTGTCGTGGATGCCGATCGCGCTGGACTGGCGCTGCAGCCGGCGGGCGTCACGCACCGCACTGCCGAGGAACGTGTTGTGCGAGGCAGCGGCCACCGCTGCGTGGAAGTCGTCGTCCGCCTGGTTGAAGACGTCGACCTCACCATGGACGTACCCGTGCCGGCACCGCTGCATGGCGCCCTCGATGGCGCGCAGTTCGGCAGGCGTGGCCCGGGTGGCCGCGAACCTGGCGGCGGCCATCTCCTGCACCCTGCGGAACTCGAACAGCATGAGCACGTGATCGAGGTCCACGGGCCGGAAGAAGCCGCCCCAGCGGCTGGAGATCAGCATGCCGTCGTCGTCCGCGACGAACAGTCCGCGTCCCTTGTGCGCCCGGACCCGGCCGAGCGCCGAGAGGATCTTCACGGCTTCCCGGACCACCGCTCGGCTGGTGTCCAGCTGCTGGGCCAGGTCGTTCTCCGTGGGCATCCGGTCGCCGGGGACCAGACGCGCCTCCGCGATGAACTCGAGGATCCGCTCCGCCACGACCTCGTATCCGGGCCGGTAGTCGCCCCGCTCGTCCGTGCCGTTCACCGCTGCCACAACGGGCGTGTCCTTCATGTGTCCTGCCTCCGGGTGACTGCGACGACGGTGACTGATCGGCCCTGAAGCCGCGCCCATCGTACCTCAGGTCTCAATGAGTCGTACTCATTAGACGCACTCCCGATCACGAGTCAACAAGGTAACTTGCGGCTTTAGCGGCGATTGACCTGGGTTTATGCCCCCTGCTGGTCGCCTTGGCGTGCGCGCTGAAGCCCGAAAAAAGCCGTACACAGCCCTTGACTCCCCCTTCGTTATGGCGGCTAATTTTTTCCGCAGCAGTACGACAGAGCCGTCAGCAGTCTCATGCCCACCCAATGGAGTCGCTCATGTCCGTCTACAAGCCTTCGGCCGACCAGGAGACAGGGACCAGCAGGAGACGCACCGCGTTGCTGGCCGGCTGTGCCGCCACCGTGCTGCTCACCGTGGCCGCCTGTGGCAGCGGGGGCGGCGCCGCCGGCACGACCACCAAGGACGGATTCGCCCAAGCCGCGCAGAGGGACGGGGCGTTGACCGTCTGGGTGGACGCGACCCGTCTGGACGCCGCGAAGCTGTACCAGAAGCTCCACCCCGACGTGAAGATGGACATCGTCACCTACGACGGCGACGCCAACGGCTCGAACTACCTCCAGACCAAGGTCCAGCTCTTCAACCGCACCGGCAAGGGCTGGCCGGACGTCGTCTTCAGCTCCCAGAACAACGAGGTGACCTGGGCCGTCGACGCGGGCTTCGCGGCGCCGCTCAACAAGGGCCTGATCCCGGACGCGACCCTGGGGCAGTTCGCCACCGGCGCCAACGACGTCTGCACGGTCAACGGCACCGTCTACTGCCTGCGCAACGACCTCTCCCAGGCGGTGCTCTGGTACAACGCGCCGCTGCTGAAGAAGTTCGGCTACACGGTGCCCACCACCTGGGAGGAGTACCAGCAGCTCGGCGAAAAGGTGGCCAAGGAGCACCCCGGTTACCTCGTGGGCGACGCCGGCGACTCCTTCACCCCCGAGATCTACCTGTGGGCGAGCAAGTGCGGCGCCAACCACATCACCGGCGCCAAGTCCGTCTCGGTGAACACCACCAGCGAGAACTGCACCAGGATGGCCAAGCTCATGGACGTGCTCATCAAGGAAAAGTCCATGTCCATCAGCGGCGTCTTCAGCACCGACTTCGGCAAGAACGAGGCGAACAAGGTCCTGCTCATGCCGGGTCCGGCCTGGTACGGCGGCGCGCTGTTCGAGGGCACCTTCAAGACGCCGGCCAAGCAGATAGCGGTGGCGCCCATGCCGCAGTGGACGGGTGACTCCTCTCCGGCCACCGGCAACGTCGGCGGCGGCACCTGGCTGCTGTCCCAGCACTCCGCCCACATCAAGGCGGCCACCGACTTCCTGAAGTGGGTCACCACCGACAACGCCTACCAGGGCGAGAAGGCGCCGGGCTTCCCGGCCTACGCGCCGGCCGCCGAGACCTGGCTGAAGGGGCAGGACGCCTCCGGATACTTCGCCAGTGACCTGAGCGCCCTCAAGAACGCGTCCTCCCAGGTCTGGCCGGGCTGGGGCTCGGGCCAGTTCAGCCAGGAGGCGATCTGGGCGGCCACGGTCAAGCCCGGCCTGACCCAGGGCAAGAGCATCGTCTCGATGCTGCCGGCCTGGCAGGACGCCATCGTCAAGTACGCCGAGTCCGACGGATACAAGGTCTCCAAGTGACGCTCACGCACACCTCGGCCGGTTCTGCCACCCGGCGCCGTCGCGGTGCCGCCCGGCAGAGCCGGGCCGGCATGGCCTTCGTCGCCGCGTACGTGATCCTTCTGATCGCCTTCGGCGTCCTTCCGACCGCCTACGCGGTCTACTTCGCCTTCACCGACGCCGGGGGCACGTTCACCGGCATCTCCAACTTCGTCGCCACCGGGCACGACTTCCGCTTCATGGGCGCCGTGAGCCACATCGCCGTGTACCTCGTCTTCTGGCTGGTGTCACTGGTGGTGTTCGTGGTGGGACTGGCGCTGCTGCTGCACCGTCTGGCATCCGGGACGGTCGGCAGGGCACTCCGCTTCCTCTACTACATCCCCGGAGCGCTCGCCGGCGCCGCGAGCGTGCTGGTGTGGCTGTTCATACTCGACCCGACGGTGAGCCCCGTCAGTTCGCTGCTGAGCGCGCTGGGGTTCCACACCTTCGGCGAGGTCATCGCGCCCGGCAACCTGCCCGTGCTGTTCACGATCATCGCGTTCTGGACCGGCGCGGGCGGCTGGATCGTCGTCATGTACGGCGCGCTCAACAACATCCCCAAGGACGTCATGGAAGCCGCCCGCATCGACGGCGCGAACTCCTGGCAGACCGCATGGCGAGTGCAGGTCCCGATGCTCCGCAAGTGGATCGTGTACATGGTGATCCTGGCGTTCGCGGGCGGCGCACAGCTCTTCGTCGAGCCGCAACTGCTCTCCCTCGCCAGCGTGGGCGTGGCCGGACGCGACTACTCGCTGAACCAGCTGACGTACGACTTCGCCTTCCAGATGAACAACATCAACGGCGCCGCCGCGGTCTCGGTGGAGCTCCTGGTCGTCAGCGTGTCGGCCGCCGCAGTCTTCGTCGCACGGTCGGGGTTCTTCGATGCCGAATAAGTCCTTTGCGGTACCGGTCGCCGCCACCCCGCGCGCGGAAGGGGAATCGAGTGTCATGAGCCGAACGCAGCACCGGGCCCCAAAGCGGCGGCGCCCCCGTCCCCAGCGACGCGTCGCCTCCCGGCTGCTGACCGGCAGCGTACTGACCGCGTTCATGGTGTTCTTCGTACTGCCGGTGCTCTGGCTGCTCCTCGCGGCGACCAAGACCGACCAGCAACTGGTCCGCGACAGCCCGCTCTCCTTCGGATCCTGGCACGCGCTCATGGCCAACTGGCACGGGCTCACGGCGTTCCAGGACGACGCCATCCTGCTGTGGCTGCGCAACTCCGCGCTCTATGCGGTGATCTCGCTGGCCATCACGCTGTGCGTCGCCGTACCCGCGGGATACGCCCTGGCGATGACCGAGTTCCGCGGTCGGCGCATGCTGCTGATCTCGACCCTGGTCGTGATGCTCATGCCGAACGCCACGCTGGTGGTGCCGCTGTTCCTGGAGATCAACGCGGTGCATCTGATCGGCACGATGTGGTCGATCATCCTGCCGTACTCGTTCTACCCCTTCGGCGTGTACCTGACGTACATCTACTTCACCACCGCCGTGCCGAAGGACCTGCTGGCGGCCGCACGGATGGACGGCTGCTCGGAGTTCGGCGTCTTCCGGCACATCGCGTTGCCGCTGGCGACGCCGGTCATCGCGCTCGTCGGCTTCTTCAGCTTCGTCGCCAACTGGACCAACTACTTCCTGCCGTACGTGATGCTCCCCGAGAGCAACCAGATGCCGATCCAGGTGGGTGTCGGGAACCTGCTCAGCAGTGTGCCGTCGTTCAATCCGGCCGTCGGCGACGTGGCGGTCGAGCGCCCGGAGTTGGCTCTGGCAACGCTCGTCGCCGTCACACCCGTGCTGGTCGTCTTCCTCTTCGCCCAGCGCTTCCTGGTCAGCGGGATGCTCGCCGGCGCCACCAAGGAATGACGCCGGGCCCGTCCGCCCGGCCGTCGTCCCCGGCGTGCGCACTCCCGCCTTCCCTCCGAACGGAGACCCTTCCATGCCCTTCAGCTCCCCCGATCGCCATGCCTCGGCCGAGGACGCCCCGTCCTCCGGTCGCCCGGCCGCGCCACCCGAGATACAGGCGGGGGTGCCGCTGCTCGAACCACCCGGCTGGGCCGTGGCCCAGCGGGCGCTGTTCGACCTGCTCGACCACGCCTGGCGTCGCTTCGCACGCGACTTCACCGGTCCGGACGGACGGCTGAACTACAATGGCCGACTGACCACCCGTGACGGTGTGGACGACTTCTACGAGGTGTTCTTCAACTGGCCCCAGTTGTATCTCCTCGGCGGCGCCGACGATCTGCTGCCCGCCAGTGAGAAGCACTGGGAGGGCGTGACCCGGCAGCTCACCGAACTGGGCATGCTGCGTGACGAGTTCGAACGCGGCTACGACTGGTTCCACCAGGGCGAGAGCCTGCTCCTGCTCTACTTCCTCTGCATGGCCGCCCCCGACCGCTGGGCCGAACGTGCCCTGCGCTTCGCCGAGTTGTACGTCGACCCGGCCAAGGGCAACTACGACCCCGCTCACCGCGTCATCACCCGTCCGCACAACGGCAGCGACCCCGACCGACGGGGCCTGTTCGACGGTGACGTCTATCCGTGGCTGCCGAAGGAAGCGGAGACGTACGGCTTCCCGCTGGACTGGATCCCCGAGGCGGACGGCGGCCCGTACCCGCTCTCGGAGGATCCGCGTCTCGGCGCGCAGATGCGGGACCGGATGGGTGTCGGGGACACAGCGGTCAACCTCGCGGCGGCCGGACTGGTCCTCAACGCCTGGATCCTGACCGGCGAGGACCGCTACCGCGACTGGATCGTCGAGTACGTGGGCGCGTGGCGGGAGCGCACGCAGGCCAACGACGGTCTCATCCCGGACAACGTCGGACCCGACGGGGCAGTCGGCAGTCTGCTGGAGGGCCGCTGGTACGGCGGCCACTACGGCTGGTCC encodes:
- a CDS encoding FCD domain-containing protein produces the protein MKDTPVVAAVNGTDERGDYRPGYEVVAERILEFIAEARLVPGDRMPTENDLAQQLDTSRAVVREAVKILSALGRVRAHKGRGLFVADDDGMLISSRWGGFFRPVDLDHVLMLFEFRRVQEMAAARFAATRATPAELRAIEGAMQRCRHGYVHGEVDVFNQADDDFHAAVAAASHNTFLGSAVRDARRLQRQSSAIGIHDTFGEGTAAAVEEHERIYRAIRDGRPDEAAEATAVHLDRTLEDYRREIQRRLFG
- a CDS encoding extracellular solute-binding protein; protein product: MSVYKPSADQETGTSRRRTALLAGCAATVLLTVAACGSGGGAAGTTTKDGFAQAAQRDGALTVWVDATRLDAAKLYQKLHPDVKMDIVTYDGDANGSNYLQTKVQLFNRTGKGWPDVVFSSQNNEVTWAVDAGFAAPLNKGLIPDATLGQFATGANDVCTVNGTVYCLRNDLSQAVLWYNAPLLKKFGYTVPTTWEEYQQLGEKVAKEHPGYLVGDAGDSFTPEIYLWASKCGANHITGAKSVSVNTTSENCTRMAKLMDVLIKEKSMSISGVFSTDFGKNEANKVLLMPGPAWYGGALFEGTFKTPAKQIAVAPMPQWTGDSSPATGNVGGGTWLLSQHSAHIKAATDFLKWVTTDNAYQGEKAPGFPAYAPAAETWLKGQDASGYFASDLSALKNASSQVWPGWGSGQFSQEAIWAATVKPGLTQGKSIVSMLPAWQDAIVKYAESDGYKVSK
- a CDS encoding sugar ABC transporter permease, with amino-acid sequence MTLTHTSAGSATRRRRGAARQSRAGMAFVAAYVILLIAFGVLPTAYAVYFAFTDAGGTFTGISNFVATGHDFRFMGAVSHIAVYLVFWLVSLVVFVVGLALLLHRLASGTVGRALRFLYYIPGALAGAASVLVWLFILDPTVSPVSSLLSALGFHTFGEVIAPGNLPVLFTIIAFWTGAGGWIVVMYGALNNIPKDVMEAARIDGANSWQTAWRVQVPMLRKWIVYMVILAFAGGAQLFVEPQLLSLASVGVAGRDYSLNQLTYDFAFQMNNINGAAAVSVELLVVSVSAAAVFVARSGFFDAE
- a CDS encoding carbohydrate ABC transporter permease; translation: MSRTQHRAPKRRRPRPQRRVASRLLTGSVLTAFMVFFVLPVLWLLLAATKTDQQLVRDSPLSFGSWHALMANWHGLTAFQDDAILLWLRNSALYAVISLAITLCVAVPAGYALAMTEFRGRRMLLISTLVVMLMPNATLVVPLFLEINAVHLIGTMWSIILPYSFYPFGVYLTYIYFTTAVPKDLLAAARMDGCSEFGVFRHIALPLATPVIALVGFFSFVANWTNYFLPYVMLPESNQMPIQVGVGNLLSSVPSFNPAVGDVAVERPELALATLVAVTPVLVVFLFAQRFLVSGMLAGATKE